One window from the genome of Pedobacter schmidteae encodes:
- a CDS encoding OmpA family protein: protein MNSKITKTALVLSLVGLSSQLFAQDQPASRFSEKPFRTWSVGIHGGVLSQNTIFNGKERDFQSANEGKSIGYGAYIKKQLLPSLGLQVDFLRGKMEGLRSYAGPDINGNNTYLGGSSYETKIEWSGSLTAVYNIANISINQENAVLIPYAKAGVGYGVAGATTTNVPVAANEGYKERVFIPVGVGFKLGLSKGINLDFGYDVNFVKSDKFDGYVSGSKNDRFSYGHVGLEFALGSKAKPQLQNYSSLANLRKQSKEESDELRRALSTAEENAARDRAQYAKDMGDDDNDGVANKFDKCPGTASGTVVDGSGCPIKVQREIIKETKVVVTEADRKVVDEAIKNLEFDLGKATIRSSSYATLNKVAELLVAKNFSLKLAGHTDNTGSMALNLRLSKERAESIKAYLVSQGANASRIEATGYGPNQPIASNKTAEGRQKNRRVEFTLY, encoded by the coding sequence ATGAATTCGAAAATTACAAAAACAGCCCTAGTGCTGTCCCTAGTAGGACTATCGTCACAACTATTTGCGCAAGACCAACCGGCAAGCAGGTTCTCAGAAAAACCTTTTCGCACCTGGTCTGTAGGAATCCATGGTGGAGTATTAAGTCAAAACACCATATTCAATGGAAAAGAACGTGATTTCCAATCGGCTAACGAAGGTAAATCTATTGGTTACGGAGCATACATTAAAAAGCAGCTATTGCCTTCTTTAGGCTTACAAGTTGATTTCCTTAGAGGAAAAATGGAAGGTCTCAGATCTTATGCCGGACCAGACATCAATGGTAATAACACTTACCTTGGAGGCTCTAGCTACGAAACTAAGATTGAATGGTCTGGATCATTAACAGCTGTTTATAACATCGCTAATATCAGCATCAATCAGGAAAATGCTGTATTAATTCCTTACGCTAAAGCGGGTGTTGGTTATGGTGTCGCAGGCGCAACAACTACTAATGTTCCGGTTGCAGCTAATGAAGGTTACAAAGAGAGAGTATTTATACCAGTTGGAGTAGGTTTCAAATTAGGTTTGTCCAAAGGTATTAACTTAGACTTCGGTTATGATGTAAACTTTGTGAAATCTGATAAGTTTGATGGATATGTATCAGGTTCAAAAAATGACAGATTCTCCTATGGTCACGTAGGTTTAGAATTTGCGTTAGGAAGCAAAGCTAAACCTCAGCTACAAAACTACAGCTCACTGGCCAACCTACGTAAACAGTCTAAAGAAGAGTCTGATGAGTTAAGAAGAGCATTATCTACTGCTGAAGAAAATGCAGCCAGAGACAGAGCTCAATATGCTAAAGACATGGGAGATGATGATAATGATGGTGTAGCAAACAAATTTGACAAATGCCCTGGTACAGCATCAGGAACAGTTGTTGATGGTTCAGGTTGTCCTATCAAAGTTCAACGCGAAATCATCAAAGAAACTAAAGTTGTGGTAACGGAAGCGGATCGTAAAGTTGTAGACGAAGCGATCAAAAACTTAGAATTCGATTTGGGTAAAGCAACTATCCGCTCTAGTTCCTATGCTACATTAAACAAAGTTGCCGAACTGTTAGTAGCTAAAAACTTCAGCTTAAAATTAGCCGGACATACAGACAACACTGGTTCAATGGCGCTTAACCTACGCTTATCTAAAGAAAGAGCAGAATCTATCAAAGCTTACTTGGTATCACAAGGTGCCAATGCCTCACGTATTGAAGCAACAGGTTACGGTCCAAACCAACCTATCGCATCAAATAAAACTGCCGAAGGTCGTCAGAAAAACCGTAGGGTTGAATTTACATTGTATTAA
- a CDS encoding TerC/Alx family metal homeostasis membrane protein gives MDNMINHPGVITGFAVVVIVMLLLDLGVFNKKAHAVSSKEAAIWSVVWVGLSMIFSGVIYLTSGFDKFTQFQSAYWIEKALSVDNLFVFILVFGFFKVPKELHHKVLFWGIIGALIFRAIFIFAGVGLINLTYLPEQVLFGHSVRINVVLFLFGLFLIYAGIKSWSGHSEEDENKDFSKSTGARLVYKFFKVSKSFDGAKFFTVENGVKMATPLLVVVAVIEFTDLLFAVDSIPAIFAIAPDDPLILYTSNIFAILGLRALYFLLANFIHMFSLLKYGLAIILAFIGVKMVISPIYHISSPLSLSIVGGVLIISVIASLIFASDKKGRNVVE, from the coding sequence ATGGATAATATGATCAATCATCCTGGAGTGATTACCGGGTTTGCAGTAGTGGTAATAGTGATGCTCCTCTTGGATTTGGGAGTTTTTAATAAGAAGGCACATGCCGTAAGTAGCAAAGAAGCTGCAATCTGGTCGGTAGTATGGGTTGGTCTTTCGATGATTTTTAGTGGTGTAATTTACCTGACTTCCGGATTTGATAAGTTTACCCAGTTTCAATCGGCCTATTGGATAGAAAAGGCTTTATCTGTGGATAATTTATTTGTATTTATCCTGGTGTTTGGCTTTTTTAAGGTTCCTAAAGAACTGCATCATAAGGTGCTTTTTTGGGGGATAATAGGCGCATTGATATTCCGGGCCATTTTTATTTTTGCGGGTGTGGGATTGATTAACTTAACTTATTTGCCTGAACAGGTTTTGTTTGGGCATTCAGTTCGGATTAATGTGGTATTGTTTCTTTTTGGTTTGTTCCTGATTTACGCAGGGATTAAATCATGGTCGGGGCACAGTGAAGAGGATGAAAATAAAGATTTTAGCAAAAGTACCGGAGCACGTTTGGTTTATAAATTTTTTAAAGTGAGCAAGAGCTTTGATGGTGCCAAGTTTTTTACAGTTGAAAATGGGGTTAAAATGGCTACTCCCTTGTTGGTTGTGGTTGCCGTAATAGAATTTACGGATTTGTTGTTTGCTGTAGATTCTATCCCTGCGATTTTTGCCATTGCTCCTGACGATCCTCTGATTTTATATACTTCCAATATATTTGCCATATTGGGCCTTAGAGCACTTTATTTTCTGCTAGCAAATTTCATTCATATGTTTAGTCTGCTGAAATATGGACTAGCTATTATATTGGCATTTATTGGTGTTAAAATGGTGATTTCTCCTATTTACCATATTTCATCGCCATTATCTTTATCAATTGTAGGAGGCGTGCTGATCATTTCAGTTATCGCATCCCTGATTTTTGCATCTGATAAAAAAGGGCGTAACGTAGTGGAGTAA
- a CDS encoding AraC family transcriptional regulator — MLLYVKNMVCDRCIMIVKQQLENFGLKVHDISLGKIEVEPAANVDQLRDIAASLKILGFELMDKEKDQLVEQIKNQVIELVHYSELSDMTHSLTQEIANKLNKDYAYLSRQFSEIEGITIEKYIIQQKIEKVKELMEYGELNLNEIAYKMGYSSSAHLSTQFKSITGFTPSKYKTVASNNRKPLDKVK; from the coding sequence ATGCTGTTATACGTTAAAAATATGGTTTGTGACCGCTGCATCATGATTGTGAAACAACAGCTGGAAAACTTCGGGCTAAAGGTTCATGATATATCATTGGGTAAGATAGAAGTGGAGCCGGCAGCAAATGTAGATCAATTGCGGGATATTGCAGCCTCATTGAAGATTTTGGGTTTTGAACTGATGGACAAGGAAAAAGATCAACTGGTTGAACAGATAAAGAATCAGGTGATTGAATTGGTTCATTATTCTGAGCTGAGTGATATGACACATAGTTTGACACAAGAAATTGCAAATAAGCTGAATAAGGATTATGCTTATTTAAGCCGGCAGTTTTCGGAGATCGAAGGGATAACGATAGAGAAGTATATCATTCAGCAGAAAATTGAAAAGGTAAAAGAACTGATGGAATATGGTGAGTTAAACCTAAATGAAATAGCCTACAAAATGGGGTACAGTAGTAGCGCTCATTTATCCACTCAGTTTAAATCGATTACCGGTTTTACTCCCAGTAAGTATAAAACAGTTGCATCAAACAACCGAAAACCGTTGGATAAGGTTAAATAG
- a CDS encoding multidrug effflux MFS transporter: MTQKKYYSLILILGSLTALGPFSIDMYLPGFPAIAADLHTNTARVSLSLSSFFIGISAGQLLYGPLLDKFGRKKPLFIGLLVYILASAGCAFAGSIDVLIGLRFIQALGSCAATVAAVAMVRDLFPVKENAKVFALLMLVLGVSPMIAPTLGGYVTVAFGWHTIFLILLGLGTFNLIASWLWLPDSYKPDTNLSLKPKPIINNFWIVFKNPEFYSYALTGALAFSGLFAYISGSPLVFMEIFHVNEKTYGWIFALLSIGFIGSSQINTFMLRRYTSQQLIQAALITQVITAFIFLTGSINGWFGLAETTALLFLFLCCLGFVSPNASALSLLPFTKNAGTASALMGAIQMGIGSLASVGVSLFNVKSAVPTVSIMALTSILAITVFYFGKQKLARPIV, from the coding sequence ATGACACAAAAAAAATACTATAGCCTGATTTTGATATTAGGCTCACTTACTGCCCTTGGTCCTTTTTCCATTGACATGTATCTTCCCGGATTCCCTGCCATTGCAGCCGATCTACATACCAACACCGCCAGAGTATCCCTATCGCTATCCAGCTTTTTCATTGGTATTTCGGCCGGGCAGCTTTTATATGGCCCCCTACTGGATAAATTTGGAAGAAAAAAGCCCTTGTTCATTGGTCTGCTCGTATACATCCTCGCCTCGGCCGGATGTGCATTTGCAGGCAGCATCGATGTGCTGATTGGCTTACGCTTTATCCAGGCCCTGGGCAGCTGCGCAGCAACGGTGGCAGCAGTAGCTATGGTCCGCGATTTATTTCCTGTTAAAGAAAACGCCAAAGTGTTTGCATTACTAATGCTGGTTCTGGGCGTATCGCCAATGATTGCTCCAACTCTTGGTGGATATGTAACTGTAGCGTTTGGCTGGCATACCATATTTTTAATTCTACTCGGACTTGGCACCTTTAATCTCATCGCCAGTTGGCTGTGGTTACCCGACAGCTACAAGCCCGACACCAACCTTTCCTTAAAGCCAAAGCCCATCATCAACAACTTCTGGATAGTATTTAAAAATCCTGAATTTTATTCTTATGCACTCACCGGTGCCTTGGCATTTTCAGGCTTATTTGCTTACATATCAGGTTCACCTCTGGTATTTATGGAAATATTCCATGTCAATGAAAAAACCTATGGTTGGATCTTCGCACTGTTATCCATTGGCTTTATCGGCTCCAGCCAGATAAACACATTCATGCTCCGTCGTTATACCAGTCAGCAATTGATACAAGCTGCCTTAATCACCCAGGTCATTACCGCATTCATCTTTCTAACAGGGAGCATCAATGGCTGGTTCGGTCTTGCCGAAACCACCGCCCTATTATTTTTATTTCTATGTTGCCTGGGCTTTGTCAGTCCAAATGCCTCAGCCCTGTCTCTTTTGCCCTTTACCAAAAATGCAGGTACAGCATCAGCATTGATGGGCGCCATACAAATGGGAATCGGCTCCTTGGCATCAGTTGGAGTTAGCCTGTTTAATGTTAAATCAGCAGTACCTACCGTCAGCATCATGGCATTAACTTCCATTTTGGCTATTACTGTATTTTATTTCGGGAAACAAAAACTAGCCAGACCTATCGTTTAA